DNA sequence from the bacterium genome:
GAAGGCCTTGACCAACTTCAAGGCCGCCATGCCTCCCGGCGACTCGGACCTGGCCCAGCAGATCTTTAAGGACCCCTACCTCTTCGATTTCCTCGGCACCGCCGATCCACGCCGCGAGCGCGAGGTCGAGCTAGCACTCGTCGACCACGTCCAGCGCTTCCTGCTCGAGCTGGGCGCTGGCTTCGCCTTCGTCGGTCGCCAGGTGCCGCTGGAGGTCGGCGACCGTGACTTCGCCGTCGATCTTCTGTTCTACCACCTCAAGCTGCGCCGCTACGTGGTCGTGGAATTGAAGGCGGTGGCCTTCGATGCGAGATTCGTCGGCCAGCTCAACCTTTACCTCTCGGCCGTCGACGATCTACTGCGGCATCGGGACGATCAGCCGACGATCGGCTTGCTTCTCTGCCGTTGCAAGGACAAGATCGAGGTAGAATATGCACTGCGGCACTTGAGGCGGCCCGTTGGCGTTGCCGAGTGGGAGACGCAGCTCATCGACAAGCTCCCGAAGGCGCTCGCTGGCAGCCTACCGACGATCGAGGAGATCGAGGCAGAGCTGTCGGAGCATGCCCGGCGGCCGGTTAGGCCCAAGGCTGGCGCCTAGCCGGCGCCAGCTTGATCGGGGCCGGCCCTTGCCCTAGTGTGATTGTCACTCGGTTTCTGATGCCGCTTGCGCAGTCATTTGGCGAGGAGAAGTCGCGTTGACCTTCAGAACGAGCTCGCGAATCGCCGGCTACGCGTTCCTGCTCTACATCGCCCTGGGGATCGCGGCGATGGCTCTCTTCGGCAGGGCCACTGGCGACGGCGAGACCGCCGCCAAGCTCGCCGGCATTGCCCAGCACGAGACGCTCGCGCGCCTGGCGGCCCTGTGCAATCTGCTCACCGCCTTCACGGCGCTGGCGCTGGGGGTATCGCTCTACGCGCTCACCCGTGCCGTGGATCGCGACCTCGCCCTGCTCGGCCTCGCCTGTCGCGTGGGCGAGGGAGTGATCGGGGCCGCCGGGATGCAGTCCTCGCTGGGGCTGCTCTGGCTCAGCACGACCACCGGCGCCGAGGCGCCGTCTGCGGAGGGCGCGCAGGCCATCGGCGCCTACCTGCTCGCGCAGAACTCGGGCGTGCTGGTCGCCGGGCTCTTCTTCGCCGTGGGCAGCAGCTTTTTCGCGTGGCTCTTCCTGAAGGGACGGCTGATCCCCGCCTGGCTGGCCTGGCT
Encoded proteins:
- a CDS encoding DUF1016 domain-containing protein is translated as MARERQPKAESRLARGHARPGASVPVASPRAVVPADYVFAFAEIKSRIERERLRVVLAANAAMVLLYWDVGRMILARQEQAGWGAKVIDRLAADLREAFPDMKGFSARNLKYMRAFAAAWPERAIVQEPLAQIPWSHHIALLERLDDSAARLWYAREAIRNGWSHSILVLHIRSRTQERQGKALTNFKAAMPPGDSDLAQQIFKDPYLFDFLGTADPRREREVELALVDHVQRFLLELGAGFAFVGRQVPLEVGDRDFAVDLLFYHLKLRRYVVVELKAVAFDARFVGQLNLYLSAVDDLLRHRDDQPTIGLLLCRCKDKIEVEYALRHLRRPVGVAEWETQLIDKLPKALAGSLPTIEEIEAELSEHARRPVRPKAGA
- a CDS encoding DUF4386 domain-containing protein, which codes for MWRGEVALTFRTSSRIAGYAFLLYIALGIAAMALFGRATGDGETAAKLAGIAQHETLARLAALCNLLTAFTALALGVSLYALTRAVDRDLALLGLACRVGEGVIGAAGMQSSLGLLWLSTTTGAEAPSAEGAQAIGAYLLAQNSGVLVAGLFFAVGSSFFAWLFLKGRLIPAWLAWLGLVASLLLVVGLPLRLAGALPGSVAMALWAPMAAFEIPFAVWLLIRGIAPR